In Nitrosococcus oceani ATCC 19707, the following proteins share a genomic window:
- the rplQ gene encoding 50S ribosomal protein L17 → MRHRYSGRRLNRTSAHRKAMFRNMAVSLIEHEMINTTLPKAKEFRRVAEPLITLAKEDSVANRRLVFSRLRDRKAVTKLFNELGPRYQARPGGYLRILKRGFRAGDNAPMAIVELLERPLPDSQEE, encoded by the coding sequence ATGCGCCATCGCTATAGTGGAAGAAGATTAAACCGAACTAGTGCCCATCGAAAGGCGATGTTCCGTAATATGGCTGTGTCACTAATTGAACATGAAATGATCAACACGACGCTGCCTAAAGCAAAAGAGTTTCGCCGTGTCGCGGAGCCATTGATTACCCTGGCTAAAGAGGATTCGGTGGCTAATCGGCGGTTAGTATTTTCGCGCTTGCGTGATAGAAAGGCAGTGACCAAGTTATTCAATGAATTAGGTCCTCGCTACCAAGCTCGCCCTGGCGGATATCTCCGGATTCTGAAAAGAGGATTCCGGGCGGGAGATAATGCGCCGATGGCAATTGTGGAATTACTTGAGCGCCCGCTCCCTGATTCACAGGAGGAGTGA
- a CDS encoding DNA-directed RNA polymerase subunit alpha, with amino-acid sequence MQVSNFLKPRIVDVQRINDYATKVTLEPLERGFGHTLGNALRRILLSSMPGCAIIEAQIDGVLHEYTTKEGVQEDMTEILLNLKGVAVKLHGRDEVTLNLSSKGPVTVTAGDIQLEHDVEVINPEHVIAHLTKSGELNLTMKVVRGRGYQSASMRIPKEEDERSIGHLILDASFSPIRRVTYEVDSARVEQRTDLDKLIIEIETNGTIAPDEAVRKAATILQDQLTAFVELEGKIETAKEKKAAEIDPVLLQPIDDLELTVRSANCLKAENIYYIGDLIQKTEVELLKTPNLGKKSLTEIKDVLTLRGLSLGMRLENWPPAGLREEETKVTA; translated from the coding sequence ATGCAAGTATCTAATTTTCTTAAGCCCAGGATAGTGGATGTCCAGCGTATAAATGATTACGCAACTAAGGTTACTTTAGAACCGCTAGAACGCGGATTCGGGCATACCTTGGGCAATGCTCTGCGCCGAATCTTACTATCTTCAATGCCAGGCTGTGCCATTATCGAAGCGCAAATTGATGGTGTGTTACATGAATATACCACCAAGGAAGGGGTGCAGGAGGATATGACGGAAATCCTGCTTAATCTTAAAGGAGTTGCAGTCAAGTTGCATGGCCGTGATGAAGTCACCTTGAATTTGAGCAGTAAAGGGCCGGTAACGGTGACTGCGGGAGATATTCAACTGGAGCATGATGTAGAGGTTATTAATCCTGAGCACGTTATTGCTCATCTCACTAAATCTGGTGAACTTAACCTTACTATGAAGGTTGTCCGTGGCCGAGGTTATCAGTCAGCTTCCATGCGAATTCCTAAGGAAGAGGATGAACGCTCTATCGGGCACCTAATTCTTGATGCTTCGTTTAGCCCTATCCGAAGAGTGACTTATGAAGTAGATAGTGCCCGCGTTGAGCAGCGAACCGATTTAGATAAGCTGATTATAGAGATCGAAACGAATGGTACTATCGCCCCGGATGAAGCAGTACGAAAGGCTGCAACCATTCTGCAAGATCAGCTAACGGCTTTTGTTGAGTTGGAAGGTAAAATTGAAACGGCTAAAGAGAAAAAGGCGGCCGAGATTGATCCTGTGCTATTACAGCCGATAGACGATCTGGAATTGACGGTACGTTCAGCAAATTGTCTTAAAGCAGAAAATATTTACTATATTGGCGATCTTATTCAGAAAACGGAGGTTGAGTTATTAAAAACTCCTAATTTGGGTAAGAAATCGCTAACGGAAATTAAAGATGTATTGACATTGCGGGGGCTATCTTTAGGTATGCGCTTAGAAAATTGGCCGCCGGCGGGGCTACGTGAAGAAGAAACTAAAGTTACTGCTTGA
- the rpsD gene encoding 30S ribosomal protein S4, translating into MAKYTGPKLKQARREGTDLFLKSGVRPIDSKCKIEQVPGQHGAGARRARMSDYALQLREKQKLRRMYGVLERQFRRYYKEAARRKGSTGENLLKLLESRLDNVVYRMGFGSTRAEARQLINHKGVLVNGQGINIPSYQVRAEDVVAVREKAKRQDRIKFALELAQARAEAEWIEINAGKLEGVFKRVPERSELAPDIQENLVVELYSK; encoded by the coding sequence TTGGCTAAATATACGGGTCCTAAACTCAAGCAGGCACGGCGGGAAGGTACAGATTTATTTTTAAAGAGTGGTGTTCGCCCCATTGATTCCAAGTGCAAGATCGAGCAGGTGCCTGGCCAGCATGGAGCGGGGGCAAGACGTGCCCGTATGTCAGATTACGCTCTGCAGCTACGCGAAAAACAGAAGCTGCGCCGCATGTATGGGGTATTAGAGAGGCAATTTCGGCGCTATTACAAGGAGGCAGCCCGGCGAAAGGGGTCTACGGGTGAAAATTTACTTAAGCTGCTTGAGTCTCGCCTTGATAATGTAGTTTATAGAATGGGATTCGGAAGCACCCGTGCCGAGGCACGGCAGCTTATTAACCATAAGGGGGTTCTTGTTAACGGGCAAGGAATTAACATTCCCTCATATCAGGTACGGGCTGAGGATGTGGTGGCTGTTAGGGAAAAAGCCAAGAGGCAAGACCGGATAAAATTTGCGCTTGAGCTAGCCCAGGCACGGGCAGAAGCCGAGTGGATAGAAATTAACGCGGGTAAGTTAGAGGGTGTATTTAAAAGGGTACCGGAACGAAGTGAGCTTGCCCCCGATATTCAGGAAAATTTGGTCGTTGAACTTTATTCGAAGTAA
- the rpsK gene encoding 30S ribosomal protein S11 — MAKTSTKKRVKRVVSDGIAHIHASFNNTIVTITDRQGNTLAWATSGGSGFRGSRKSTPFAAQVAAEKAGRIVQEMGMKNLEVRVKGPGPGRESAARSLNNVGFKVTNIADITPIPHNGCRPPKKRRV, encoded by the coding sequence ATGGCAAAAACAAGCACAAAGAAACGAGTGAAAAGGGTTGTATCTGATGGTATCGCCCATATTCATGCCTCTTTTAACAATACGATCGTGACGATTACTGACCGTCAGGGAAATACCTTGGCATGGGCGACTTCGGGGGGTAGCGGTTTTCGAGGCTCGCGGAAAAGTACGCCGTTTGCTGCTCAAGTAGCCGCAGAAAAAGCTGGACGGATAGTCCAAGAGATGGGCATGAAAAATTTAGAAGTTCGAGTTAAAGGACCAGGGCCAGGGCGTGAGTCTGCTGCTCGATCTTTGAATAATGTGGGATTTAAGGTTACAAATATCGCGGATATTACACCCATCCCCCACAATGGATGTCGTCCCCCTAAAAAGCGAAGGGTTTAA
- the rpsM gene encoding 30S ribosomal protein S13 gives MARIAGINIPVHKHTVIALSSIYGIGLSRARKICGAVGVPSDKKIRDLSDNELEGLRAEVAKYPVEGDLRREISMDIKRLMDLGCYRGIRHRRGLPVRGQRTQTNARTRKGPRRLARK, from the coding sequence ATGGCCCGTATTGCTGGAATTAATATCCCGGTGCATAAGCACACGGTAATTGCGCTTAGCTCTATTTATGGAATAGGGTTAAGCCGCGCTCGTAAGATCTGCGGAGCGGTTGGCGTACCCTCTGATAAAAAGATTAGGGATCTTTCCGACAATGAACTAGAGGGGTTACGCGCTGAAGTTGCTAAGTATCCCGTGGAGGGAGATCTGCGGCGTGAAATAAGCATGGATATTAAACGACTAATGGACTTGGGTTGTTACCGGGGGATCCGCCATCGCAGGGGGCTTCCAGTGCGAGGACAGCGTACTCAGACAAACGCAAGGACACGTAAGGGCCCGCGGCGATTAGCTAGGAAATAG
- the rpmJ gene encoding 50S ribosomal protein L36: MKVRASVKKVCRHCKVVRRKGVVRVICKDARHKQRQG, translated from the coding sequence ATGAAGGTTCGTGCTTCGGTAAAAAAGGTTTGCCGTCATTGCAAAGTTGTGCGCCGGAAGGGCGTAGTGCGGGTTATATGTAAAGATGCCCGGCATAAGCAACGTCAGGGATGA
- the secY gene encoding preprotein translocase subunit SecY, whose amino-acid sequence MAKRASKKSFDRSSSGKLVELRQRLLFVIGALLVYRVGTFIPVPGIDPVTLATLFEQQRGTILDMFNMFSGGALERLSVFALGIMPYISASIIMQLLTAVHPKLEQLRKEGASGRRKITQYTRYGTLVLSAIQAVGVTIALESQQVGGASVVIEPGLIFRVTAVITLVTGALFLMWLGEQITERGIGNGISLIIFAAIVAGLPSALGGTLELARTGELHTFTVLVLLTLALLVTAFVVFMERAQRRILVHYAKQQHGRKVFGGQVSHLPLKINMSGVIPPIFASSIILFPATVSSWFGASEGMGWLRDLSATLSPGQPIYVLLYAIAIIFFCFFYTALVFNPKETADNLKKSGAFIPGIRPGVQTTRYIDTVMGRLTLGGAIYVTAVCLLPEFLILYWNVPFYFGGTSLLIIVVVVMDFVAQVQAHLMSHQYESLLKKSQLKGSGATTGSLLH is encoded by the coding sequence GTGGCGAAACGCGCCTCCAAAAAGTCATTTGATCGAAGTTCTTCCGGCAAATTAGTTGAGTTGCGCCAAAGACTACTATTTGTTATAGGTGCTCTGCTAGTTTACCGGGTTGGCACATTTATTCCTGTGCCGGGGATTGATCCGGTAACGCTGGCTACGCTGTTTGAGCAACAGCGCGGCACTATACTAGACATGTTTAACATGTTTTCTGGAGGAGCGTTAGAGCGCTTATCGGTCTTTGCATTAGGGATTATGCCGTATATTTCGGCTTCCATCATTATGCAGCTGCTAACGGCGGTTCATCCAAAATTAGAGCAGCTTCGAAAAGAGGGTGCCTCGGGGCGGCGAAAAATTACCCAGTATACACGCTATGGCACGTTGGTATTGTCTGCTATACAAGCGGTAGGGGTAACTATTGCGTTGGAGTCCCAACAAGTTGGAGGCGCTTCTGTCGTTATCGAGCCGGGCCTGATTTTCAGAGTAACAGCGGTAATAACGTTGGTTACTGGAGCTTTATTTTTAATGTGGCTAGGCGAGCAAATTACAGAACGGGGTATAGGAAATGGAATTTCGCTAATTATCTTTGCAGCAATTGTTGCTGGGTTGCCTTCGGCGCTTGGTGGAACGTTAGAGTTAGCACGAACTGGTGAATTACATACTTTCACAGTATTGGTGCTTTTGACATTAGCTCTATTAGTTACGGCTTTTGTGGTTTTTATGGAACGGGCCCAACGACGCATCTTGGTGCATTATGCTAAACAGCAGCATGGAAGAAAAGTTTTCGGGGGGCAGGTGAGTCATTTGCCGTTAAAAATTAATATGTCAGGCGTTATTCCCCCTATTTTCGCATCAAGCATTATTTTATTTCCGGCAACGGTATCGAGTTGGTTTGGTGCTAGTGAAGGGATGGGCTGGCTCAGGGATTTGTCTGCTACTCTTTCTCCAGGACAACCTATTTATGTTCTCCTGTATGCTATAGCTATCATCTTCTTTTGTTTCTTTTATACAGCGTTGGTATTCAACCCAAAAGAGACAGCGGATAATTTAAAGAAATCGGGGGCATTTATCCCCGGAATACGGCCGGGAGTGCAGACTACTCGGTATATCGATACCGTTATGGGTCGGCTTACCTTGGGTGGCGCAATCTATGTTACTGCGGTATGCCTTTTACCCGAGTTCTTGATTTTGTATTGGAATGTTCCGTTTTATTTTGGGGGTACCTCCTTACTGATTATTGTGGTTGTTGTTATGGATTTTGTCGCTCAGGTGCAGGCGCATTTGATGTCTCATCAATATGAGAGCTTACTTAAAAAATCGCAATTAAAGGGAAGTGGAGCAACTACTGGGAGCCTATTACATTGA
- the rplO gene encoding 50S ribosomal protein L15: protein MRLNTISSAPGAKQAEKRVGRGIGSGWGKTCGRGHKGQKSRSGGFHKVGFEGGQMPLQRRVPKFGFSSRKARFRVEVRLDQLTKVNTDTVDIAALVKARLIPKWAKRVKVIASGKLDKPVSLQGIMVSAGARRAIEAAGGRIGE, encoded by the coding sequence ATGCGATTAAATACGATCTCTTCAGCTCCCGGTGCCAAGCAGGCGGAAAAGCGCGTTGGCCGCGGCATTGGATCTGGCTGGGGCAAAACTTGTGGTCGTGGGCATAAGGGCCAAAAATCGCGATCAGGAGGTTTTCATAAGGTTGGCTTCGAGGGCGGTCAGATGCCCTTACAAAGGCGCGTTCCTAAATTTGGCTTTAGTTCGCGTAAGGCTCGTTTCAGAGTTGAGGTGCGCTTAGACCAGCTTACAAAAGTAAACACTGATACGGTAGATATTGCCGCCCTTGTGAAAGCCAGATTGATTCCAAAATGGGCTAAACGGGTTAAAGTGATTGCGTCGGGTAAGCTTGATAAGCCGGTAAGTCTGCAGGGAATTATGGTATCTGCAGGCGCACGCAGAGCTATTGAAGCGGCAGGCGGCCGCATCGGAGAGTAA
- the rpmD gene encoding 50S ribosomal protein L30 has protein sequence MAAQKRTLRVTLVRSTIGRLVRHKACVAGLGLRKIGQTVEVIDTPENRGMIQKVSYLLKLEEG, from the coding sequence ATGGCGGCGCAAAAGAGAACGCTTAGGGTAACGTTAGTAAGAAGCACTATTGGGCGATTAGTGCGACATAAGGCATGTGTTGCTGGTTTAGGGCTTCGCAAGATTGGCCAAACGGTTGAGGTTATTGACACTCCTGAAAATCGAGGAATGATCCAAAAGGTGTCTTACCTTTTGAAGTTAGAGGAAGGCTAA
- the rpsE gene encoding 30S ribosomal protein S5 — translation MAQTDRRATGDGLLEKLVGVRRVAKVVKGGRQFGFSALTVVGDGKGRVGFGRGKAREVPVAIQKAMENARKNMISVPLEGDTLQHPITARHGAAKVHMQPASEGTGIIAGGAMRAVFEVVGVHNVLAKCIGSANPVNVVQATVKGLVQMSSPEAIAAKRGKNLEEIVGGG, via the coding sequence ATGGCACAGACAGATCGCCGGGCGACCGGAGATGGATTACTGGAGAAACTGGTTGGCGTGAGACGTGTTGCTAAAGTTGTGAAGGGTGGACGTCAATTTGGCTTTTCGGCCTTAACGGTGGTAGGAGACGGGAAGGGGCGTGTTGGATTTGGCCGAGGTAAAGCCCGCGAGGTTCCCGTTGCTATTCAAAAGGCCATGGAAAATGCGAGAAAGAATATGATCTCGGTCCCCCTAGAAGGGGATACGTTGCAACATCCAATTACTGCTCGTCATGGTGCCGCGAAGGTTCACATGCAACCCGCTTCTGAGGGAACCGGGATTATTGCTGGAGGCGCAATGCGTGCTGTTTTCGAGGTTGTGGGCGTTCATAACGTTCTGGCCAAATGTATAGGTTCTGCGAATCCCGTGAACGTTGTGCAAGCTACCGTTAAGGGGCTTGTACAGATGTCGAGTCCGGAAGCCATTGCAGCTAAGCGGGGAAAAAATCTCGAAGAGATCGTGGGTGGTGGATAA
- the rplR gene encoding 50S ribosomal protein L18: protein MDKKTARLRRAAKTRHKIHELGVVRLTVHRTPKHIYVQIIKPADGNVVASASTVESMLKQQLKNTGNKEAAITVGKTIAERAKAKGIAKVAFDRSGYKYHGRVKALADAAREGGLQF, encoded by the coding sequence GTGGATAAAAAAACAGCAAGATTACGGCGTGCGGCTAAAACACGGCATAAAATTCATGAGCTGGGAGTGGTGCGATTAACGGTTCACCGCACTCCTAAGCATATTTATGTGCAAATAATCAAGCCAGCGGATGGAAATGTCGTTGCGAGTGCTTCCACGGTAGAGTCAATGCTGAAGCAACAGCTTAAGAACACTGGCAACAAAGAAGCAGCGATTACCGTTGGCAAGACGATTGCCGAGCGGGCTAAGGCGAAGGGTATTGCTAAGGTTGCCTTTGACCGTTCTGGCTACAAGTACCATGGTCGGGTAAAGGCATTAGCGGATGCGGCCCGGGAAGGTGGATTACAGTTTTAA
- the rplF gene encoding 50S ribosomal protein L6 produces the protein MSRIADNPVSIPKGVEVTLSGDNDIKVKGAKGSLAFAIHPLIQVVQDGETLRFSAKSTDKRVNALRGTTRALINNMVQGVSQGFERRLQLVGVGYRAQLQGRKLVLSLGYSHPVEFTAPEGLTIEVPSPTEIIVKGYDKQQVGQAAANIRRFRPPEPYKGKGVRYADEVVVRKEAKKK, from the coding sequence ATGTCGAGAATTGCTGATAATCCCGTGTCGATCCCGAAGGGGGTCGAAGTCACGCTTTCTGGGGATAATGACATTAAGGTAAAGGGTGCAAAGGGTTCTCTTGCTTTTGCTATTCATCCCTTGATACAGGTAGTCCAAGATGGGGAAACGCTACGCTTTTCAGCGAAGAGTACAGATAAGCGAGTAAATGCTCTTAGAGGTACGACCCGCGCCCTAATAAATAATATGGTACAGGGAGTTAGCCAAGGCTTTGAGCGGCGTTTGCAGCTAGTTGGGGTGGGTTACCGGGCGCAGCTACAAGGGCGGAAGCTTGTGCTTAGTTTGGGTTATTCTCATCCCGTTGAATTTACTGCGCCAGAGGGTCTTACTATTGAGGTACCTAGTCCGACCGAAATCATCGTCAAAGGATATGATAAGCAGCAAGTCGGACAGGCTGCGGCGAACATTCGCAGATTCAGGCCACCTGAACCTTATAAGGGAAAAGGGGTTCGCTATGCAGACGAAGTAGTTGTGCGCAAGGAAGCGAAGAAAAAATAG